In Pseudoalteromonas sp. NC201, a single window of DNA contains:
- a CDS encoding DUF3862 domain-containing protein, producing the protein MKKLLTAAALLTLVGCSKVSLENYNKLEVGMDKAEVENILGSADNCEEKTLHTNCIWGSEDKHIKVTLLSDKVTLYSKKGLN; encoded by the coding sequence ATGAAAAAATTACTAACTGCTGCTGCGCTACTTACCCTAGTCGGCTGTTCTAAAGTAAGTTTAGAAAACTACAACAAACTAGAAGTGGGCATGGACAAAGCTGAAGTTGAGAATATTCTTGGCTCTGCTGATAACTGTGAAGAGAAAACACTACATACCAATTGTATTTGGGGAAGCGAAGACAAGCATATTAAAGTAACGCTACTTTCTGACAAAGTCACCCTTTATTCAAAGAAAGGGTTAAACTAA
- a CDS encoding CsiV family protein, which produces MKTIKSLAILAALVSSASAHATRWFEVEMIAFEQEPSFSLREDFSIEPEPLNKKTIKSLLFDGFNTTGYKLCLEGSEQFAEQDFIRGLTSGAHSSSCDPDANYVEKFGTLPLSPKVEPQEHMDSIYLLDESQLNFSNKIAELKRKGLKPLLHTGWRFPEQSNKRAPNIEVIAGKQFASPSSYSVIENDDQFSSLSKRFNIEESKEHVHWQLEGLIKIHVRHYLYVTTDLDLKYEDGNDIRTARMSQYTRVYSGDIHYLDHPKLGVIFQIRKYKH; this is translated from the coding sequence ATGAAAACAATAAAAAGTCTGGCCATCCTAGCGGCTTTGGTAAGTAGCGCGTCTGCACATGCCACCCGTTGGTTTGAAGTAGAAATGATAGCATTTGAGCAAGAGCCTAGTTTCTCTTTGCGAGAAGACTTTAGTATTGAACCTGAACCGCTCAATAAAAAAACCATCAAGTCACTATTATTCGACGGTTTTAATACCACCGGCTATAAACTATGCTTGGAAGGCAGTGAGCAGTTTGCTGAGCAAGATTTTATTCGAGGATTAACGTCGGGCGCGCACTCCAGCTCTTGCGATCCAGATGCAAACTATGTTGAAAAATTCGGCACTTTGCCTCTTTCACCAAAAGTTGAGCCACAAGAACACATGGACTCTATCTACTTGTTGGATGAGTCCCAGCTTAATTTTTCCAACAAGATTGCAGAGCTAAAACGTAAAGGGCTCAAGCCACTGTTGCACACTGGTTGGCGATTCCCAGAACAAAGTAATAAGCGTGCTCCTAATATCGAGGTTATTGCTGGCAAACAGTTCGCATCGCCATCCAGTTATAGTGTAATAGAAAATGACGATCAGTTTTCGTCACTATCGAAGCGTTTTAATATCGAAGAATCGAAAGAGCATGTGCATTGGCAGCTTGAAGGCTTGATTAAAATTCACGTGAGACATTACCTTTACGTGACCACAGATTTAGATTTAAAGTACGAAGACGGTAACGATATTCGTACTGCTCGTATGTCTCAATATACGCGCGTGTATAGCGGCGACATACATTACTTAGATCACCCTAAACTTGGGGTCATCTTTCAAATAAGAAAATACAAACATTAG
- the mfd gene encoding transcription-repair coupling factor — MANVQWNNLPWVKSNKDKISWGNLVGSSLSLCLSEHIQQHDNLVVLVTPDTPSALRLEHELAYLLKDTPVMMFPDWETLPYDHFSPHQDIISQRLATLNTLKQEKQSVLIIPVSTLMLRTAPPSFIHGMSLQVKKGDTVDAQSLRDTLTQAGYRHVQQVMEHGEFAVRGSIIDLYPMGSPLPFRLDFFDDELDSIRHFDIESQRSNDEIDAIDLLPAHEFPTNAEDIERFRINYREAFGASSEKDSIYMQVSKGNWPAGIEYYLPLFFDSLATVFDYLPEDTVFMPFGDIESAAQTFWQDVSKRYESRRVDPLRPLLSPAKLYQPIETLFEGLNGFSRIKLSQAMLGTKGGNSNVAAELIDDVRIEHKQANPYQKILDYIAAEKKQKSRVLFSVESEGRRESLLTLLKPTGLKLKPYKRIAEFVSSDSDVGVVVTPLATSVKLLDKKSLSIITEQELLGVKISQKRRRKHKYEQGQDALIRNLAELKEGQPIVHLDHGVGRYLGLETIDAAGIATEFVTIIYANDAKLYVPVSSLHMLSRYSGGEEASAPLHKLGNDAWEKAKRKAAEKVRDVAAELLDIYAKRQSKPGYAFKLDASAYRDFSDSFPFEETDDQRNAITAVLADMQSSLAMDRLVCGDVGFGKTEVAMRAAFVAVNDSKQVAVLVPTTLLAQQHFENFKDRFADLPVEVGVLSRFNSAKEQKETLQKLEEGKIDIVIGTHKLIQENIKFADLGLLIVDEEHRFGVRQKEKIKQLRADVDILTLTATPIPRTLNMAMSGMRDLSIIATPPAKRLAVKTFVRERNDELIREAILREIKRGGQVYFLHNNVETIDKVTADISALVPEANVTTAHGQMREKELEHLMGEFYHQKYNVLVCTTIIETGIDIPSANTIIMDWADKLGLAQLHQLRGRVGRSHHQAYAYLLTKNSQALTKDAVKRLQAIEQLEDLGAGFALATHDLEIRGAGELLGDDQSGQIQTVGFTLYMEMLEQAVEALKNGKEPTLDNLLQQQSEVDLKFPALLPDDYIHDVNIRLSMYKRIASTKSLAELDELQIELIDRFGLLPDAAKNLFAVQSVKLKATQLGINKVEANPKGGFFEFSSHTKVNPTFIIGLIQSSPSTYRMEGANKLKFLIEEKNGQERLKLVNAMIDDFEKKAVA, encoded by the coding sequence ATGGCGAATGTGCAATGGAACAATTTACCTTGGGTAAAATCAAACAAGGATAAAATTTCGTGGGGTAATTTGGTTGGCAGTAGCTTATCACTGTGTTTGAGTGAGCACATCCAACAACATGACAACTTAGTTGTACTCGTCACCCCCGACACCCCCTCTGCACTTCGCCTTGAGCATGAACTGGCGTATCTTTTAAAAGATACGCCAGTCATGATGTTTCCTGACTGGGAAACATTACCCTATGATCACTTTTCACCACATCAAGATATTATTTCTCAGCGTCTTGCGACGCTAAATACACTCAAACAGGAAAAGCAATCCGTACTCATCATTCCTGTTTCAACCCTTATGCTACGTACCGCACCACCTAGCTTTATCCACGGCATGAGTCTTCAGGTAAAAAAAGGTGACACAGTAGACGCACAAAGCTTGCGTGATACCTTAACTCAAGCGGGTTATCGTCATGTTCAGCAGGTAATGGAACATGGTGAGTTTGCTGTTCGAGGCTCCATTATCGATTTATACCCCATGGGTAGCCCACTCCCCTTTAGACTAGATTTCTTTGACGATGAGTTAGACTCAATTCGTCATTTTGATATCGAAAGCCAACGCTCAAACGATGAGATTGATGCTATCGATTTATTACCGGCACACGAATTCCCAACCAATGCAGAAGACATTGAACGATTTAGAATTAATTACCGTGAAGCGTTTGGCGCAAGTAGTGAAAAAGACAGCATCTATATGCAGGTTAGTAAAGGAAACTGGCCTGCGGGTATAGAGTATTATTTGCCGCTCTTTTTCGATTCGTTAGCGACGGTGTTTGACTATTTGCCTGAAGATACCGTATTTATGCCTTTTGGCGACATTGAATCTGCGGCGCAAACCTTTTGGCAAGACGTATCTAAACGCTACGAAAGTCGCCGGGTTGACCCACTTCGTCCGCTACTTTCACCAGCCAAGCTATATCAGCCAATAGAGACCTTGTTTGAAGGCCTTAACGGCTTCTCTCGAATAAAGCTTAGTCAAGCGATGCTGGGGACCAAAGGGGGCAATAGCAATGTCGCAGCTGAATTAATCGACGATGTTCGCATTGAGCATAAACAAGCTAATCCATATCAAAAAATCCTCGATTACATCGCTGCTGAGAAAAAACAAAAGTCTCGCGTGTTATTCAGTGTTGAATCAGAGGGCCGACGAGAGTCACTGCTTACCTTATTAAAACCAACAGGGCTAAAGCTTAAGCCTTATAAGCGCATTGCAGAATTTGTATCTAGCGACTCAGATGTTGGTGTGGTCGTCACTCCACTCGCTACCAGTGTGAAACTACTGGATAAAAAATCGCTGTCTATCATCACCGAGCAAGAACTGTTAGGTGTTAAAATCTCCCAAAAACGCCGCCGCAAACATAAATACGAGCAAGGGCAAGATGCGCTGATCCGAAACCTCGCTGAGTTAAAAGAAGGTCAACCTATTGTTCATTTAGATCATGGTGTAGGTCGCTATTTAGGGCTAGAAACCATAGATGCAGCGGGTATTGCTACCGAGTTTGTGACGATCATCTATGCCAATGACGCTAAACTTTATGTGCCTGTCTCTTCACTCCATATGCTCAGTCGTTACTCTGGAGGTGAAGAAGCTTCTGCACCACTTCATAAACTGGGTAATGACGCGTGGGAAAAAGCAAAACGCAAAGCGGCTGAAAAAGTCAGAGATGTTGCTGCTGAACTCCTAGACATATACGCAAAACGTCAAAGTAAACCGGGTTATGCATTTAAGCTAGATGCGAGTGCCTATCGAGACTTTTCCGATAGCTTCCCATTTGAAGAGACAGACGATCAACGCAATGCAATTACAGCCGTACTTGCGGACATGCAATCAAGCCTAGCGATGGACAGACTTGTTTGTGGCGATGTTGGCTTTGGTAAAACCGAAGTGGCCATGCGTGCTGCGTTTGTTGCCGTCAACGATAGCAAACAAGTGGCCGTCTTAGTGCCAACTACGCTACTTGCCCAACAACACTTTGAGAACTTTAAAGACCGTTTTGCCGATCTGCCAGTTGAAGTCGGTGTGCTTTCGCGCTTTAACTCAGCGAAAGAACAAAAAGAGACGTTACAAAAACTTGAAGAAGGCAAAATTGATATTGTGATAGGCACCCATAAGCTTATTCAAGAAAACATCAAGTTCGCCGATTTAGGTCTGCTGATTGTCGACGAAGAACACCGCTTCGGTGTGAGACAAAAAGAAAAGATTAAGCAGCTAAGAGCAGATGTCGACATTCTTACCCTGACCGCAACCCCAATCCCGCGTACGCTGAATATGGCGATGAGTGGTATGCGTGATCTCTCTATTATTGCAACACCTCCAGCCAAACGATTAGCGGTAAAGACTTTTGTACGAGAGCGCAACGACGAGCTTATTCGCGAAGCAATTCTGCGTGAAATAAAGCGCGGTGGACAGGTTTACTTCCTCCACAATAACGTCGAGACGATAGATAAGGTCACCGCTGATATCTCGGCACTCGTGCCAGAAGCTAACGTTACTACTGCCCACGGGCAAATGCGTGAAAAAGAACTTGAGCACTTGATGGGTGAATTCTATCACCAAAAGTATAACGTGCTTGTATGTACAACCATTATTGAAACCGGTATCGATATACCCTCTGCTAATACCATCATTATGGATTGGGCCGATAAACTCGGATTGGCACAATTACATCAGCTTCGCGGCCGTGTAGGACGAAGCCATCACCAAGCATACGCATACCTACTCACGAAGAATAGCCAAGCCTTAACTAAAGACGCGGTCAAGCGCTTACAAGCCATAGAACAACTCGAAGACTTAGGCGCGGGCTTTGCCCTTGCCACCCACGATTTAGAGATCCGTGGTGCGGGTGAGCTACTGGGAGATGACCAAAGCGGTCAAATTCAAACCGTTGGCTTCACGCTGTATATGGAAATGCTAGAACAAGCAGTTGAAGCCTTAAAAAATGGCAAAGAGCCAACACTCGATAACCTACTTCAGCAGCAAAGTGAGGTTGATCTTAAGTTCCCAGCACTGCTACCGGACGATTACATTCACGATGTAAATATTCGTCTTAGCATGTATAAACGCATCGCAAGCACTAAGTCGCTGGCGGAACTTGATGAGCTGCAAATCGAATTAATCGACCGTTTTGGACTGCTTCCAGATGCGGCGAAAAACCTTTTTGCGGTGCAGTCTGTTAAGCTAAAGGCAACTCAATTGGGCATTAACAAGGTCGAAGCAAACCCCAAAGGTGGCTTCTTTGAGTTCAGTAGTCATACAAAAGTTAACCCAACATTCATCATAGGATTGATACAAAGTAGCCCGTCAACCTATAGAATGGAAGGCGCGAATAAACTGAAGTTCCTGATCGAAGAAAAAAATGGCCAAGAGAGATTAAAACTGGTTAATGCGATGATTGATGACTTTGAGAAAAAGGCTGTAGCATGA
- a CDS encoding carbon-nitrogen hydrolase translates to MTEKNIKVGIVQHSNSTDLVNNFAKTCDGIRKAVSQGAKLIVLQELHRSLYFCQTEDTALFDLAETIPGPSTDSLGALAKELNVVIVASLFEKRATGLYHNTAVVLESDGTIAGKYRKMHIPDDPGFYEKFYFTPGDMGFTPIQTSVGKLGVLVCWDQWFPEGARLMAMAGAEFLIYPTAIGWDPRDDKAEQIRQRDAWIIAQRAHAVSNGVPVISVNRVGHESDPSGQSEGIQFWGNSFVTGPQGEMLLHASEEAEEISVVDVDLARSESVRRIWPYLRDRRIDHYQDLCKIYRD, encoded by the coding sequence ATGACTGAAAAAAACATCAAAGTTGGTATTGTTCAACATAGTAACTCTACAGATCTCGTAAATAACTTTGCGAAAACCTGTGACGGTATCCGAAAAGCCGTTAGTCAGGGTGCTAAGCTTATCGTGCTACAAGAATTGCACCGCAGCTTGTATTTTTGCCAGACTGAAGACACCGCTCTCTTCGACTTAGCGGAAACCATTCCAGGCCCAAGCACAGACTCACTAGGCGCACTTGCAAAAGAGCTTAATGTTGTCATCGTTGCGTCGTTATTTGAAAAGCGTGCAACAGGGCTTTATCACAACACCGCTGTTGTACTTGAGTCTGACGGTACGATTGCCGGCAAATACCGTAAAATGCACATTCCCGATGACCCAGGTTTTTATGAAAAGTTTTACTTCACCCCTGGCGACATGGGCTTTACTCCAATTCAGACTTCTGTTGGCAAATTAGGCGTACTGGTGTGTTGGGATCAATGGTTCCCAGAAGGTGCGCGTCTGATGGCGATGGCAGGCGCTGAGTTTTTAATTTACCCAACGGCAATTGGCTGGGATCCTCGCGATGACAAAGCAGAGCAAATCCGTCAACGAGATGCTTGGATAATTGCGCAGCGTGCACATGCAGTTTCTAACGGAGTACCTGTGATTAGCGTTAACCGTGTTGGCCATGAATCAGATCCTTCGGGTCAAAGTGAAGGTATTCAATTCTGGGGCAATTCTTTTGTTACCGGTCCGCAAGGTGAAATGTTATTGCATGCATCTGAAGAAGCTGAGGAAATCTCGGTTGTTGATGTTGATCTTGCACGCAGTGAATCCGTTCGTCGCATCTGGCCGTATTTAAGAGACAGACGAATCGATCACTATCAGGATCTTTGCAAAATTTATCGCGATTAA
- a CDS encoding agmatine deiminase family protein — protein MSFTLLPEWAPQDAIMLTWPHSDTDWSDILSDVEPVYVALCQHITQVQEVVIVAHNEALKQHIENLLSTAEVSLAKCHFVVTPCNDTWARDHGPLTTQTSTGNLCIKDFTFTGWGNKFAADLDNKINQQLAKQVLNPNCTFEQVNVVLEGGGIEINESNVLLTTSECLLNQNRNPHLSKTELELLLQKELGAESFLWVDHGYLAGDDTDSHIDTLVRFAPDNTLVYVKCDDKLDEHYDALNKMEQQLRTFRTPNGAPYRLISLPWPSAKFDNEGERLPATYANYLILNKTVLVPIYGDDKDQEALDKVSLAHPERTVIGVNCLPIIHQFGSLHCITMQLPKGFLR, from the coding sequence ATGAGTTTTACTTTACTCCCAGAATGGGCACCACAAGATGCAATCATGCTTACTTGGCCGCATTCTGATACCGATTGGAGCGACATTCTCAGTGACGTTGAACCTGTGTACGTTGCACTTTGCCAACATATTACCCAAGTTCAAGAAGTCGTTATCGTGGCGCATAATGAAGCGCTAAAACAGCATATCGAAAACTTACTCAGCACAGCTGAGGTTAGCTTAGCTAAGTGTCACTTTGTTGTTACGCCTTGTAATGACACATGGGCCCGTGACCACGGTCCACTTACGACGCAAACAAGTACAGGAAATCTATGTATCAAAGATTTCACCTTTACAGGTTGGGGTAACAAGTTTGCTGCGGATTTAGACAATAAGATCAATCAGCAGCTTGCCAAACAGGTCCTCAACCCAAACTGTACCTTTGAACAGGTCAACGTGGTACTTGAAGGCGGCGGTATTGAGATTAACGAGTCCAATGTCTTATTGACCACTTCAGAGTGTCTGTTGAACCAAAATCGCAATCCACATCTAAGTAAAACCGAATTAGAACTATTGTTGCAAAAAGAATTGGGTGCTGAGTCATTCTTGTGGGTAGATCATGGATACTTAGCCGGTGATGATACTGACAGTCATATCGACACTTTAGTGCGTTTTGCACCGGATAACACCTTGGTATATGTTAAGTGCGATGACAAATTAGACGAGCACTATGATGCCCTCAATAAAATGGAACAGCAGCTACGCACATTCCGCACCCCAAATGGCGCTCCATACCGTTTGATTAGTTTACCTTGGCCTAGTGCTAAGTTTGATAATGAGGGTGAGAGATTACCTGCCACCTATGCAAACTATCTGATCTTGAATAAAACGGTGTTAGTACCTATCTATGGCGATGACAAAGATCAAGAAGCGCTAGACAAAGTCTCTCTTGCCCACCCAGAAAGAACGGTAATTGGCGTTAACTGCCTACCAATCATCCATCAATTCGGTAGCCTGCACTGTATTACGATGCAGTTACCAAAAGGTTTTTTAAGGTAA
- a CDS encoding methyl-accepting chemotaxis protein, producing MKFKHKVVSVSALVLLAALLILSVIQYISVQSAIKAQTEQSVNEIIQGIGNTVTAQMKGATDLAALATNLVASTDTLDAAFPILSQPQLTTSFLLIGYGEEQTGKYVASDPNWNPGANWDPRKRPWYTDAKTARKLIITAPYADAVSNEIVVSIGTPVFKQGQFNGAIFYDVSLAKLGEMINSFNLLDAGFAFMVSKDGSTISHPDVKLNGKSSRAFLGDISISENIQYVEVNGEDKLVQFKEVKGLDWYLGVMLDEDTVFAALSRLQRDAAIFAFISVALATVLLSFVISLLLKPLDEINTAMAAIARGNADLTVRLNTEHEPEFAALAQNFNAFTSSLQSLIANIQGLGHEVLNDAQQTSKVANKAKLSIQEQLASIKVLDEATTHMSATEHQVTQSAHEAAEAIKTTDQVARQGETIVAETTETIQELSNQISSAMTVVTELESSSTAIEQILSVINSIAEQTNLLALNAAIEAARAGESGRGFAVVADEVRSLAQRTQEATTEIRGMISQLQSGSESAVTVMKQSQHYVDKTVEKADQTKAALEDMRSAIRHIVDLNSRIADMLNEQNDIVNNVNSSSSSIRGISESVYSEAKSVDATMQSQVEKITTQEQLLEQFKV from the coding sequence GTGAAGTTTAAACACAAAGTCGTATCCGTCTCTGCGCTTGTGCTGCTTGCAGCATTACTGATCTTATCTGTTATTCAATATATTTCCGTGCAATCAGCAATCAAAGCGCAAACCGAACAAAGTGTGAATGAAATAATTCAGGGAATCGGTAATACTGTCACTGCGCAAATGAAAGGAGCAACCGATCTCGCCGCTCTTGCTACCAACCTCGTAGCTTCCACTGACACCTTAGACGCGGCCTTCCCTATTCTCTCGCAGCCACAGCTCACAACCTCTTTCCTATTGATAGGTTATGGTGAAGAGCAAACAGGAAAATATGTAGCAAGCGATCCAAATTGGAACCCAGGTGCAAACTGGGATCCGAGAAAGCGGCCTTGGTATACCGACGCAAAAACTGCACGAAAGCTCATTATCACAGCACCTTACGCTGATGCGGTAAGTAACGAAATCGTGGTATCAATTGGTACACCTGTATTTAAACAAGGCCAATTTAACGGCGCAATTTTTTACGACGTTAGTTTGGCAAAACTCGGCGAAATGATTAACTCGTTTAACCTGCTAGACGCGGGTTTTGCCTTTATGGTGAGTAAAGACGGGTCGACTATCTCACACCCTGATGTAAAACTAAATGGTAAGTCTTCTCGTGCATTTCTCGGTGACATAAGTATCTCAGAAAATATCCAATACGTTGAAGTTAACGGCGAAGACAAATTAGTGCAGTTTAAAGAGGTCAAAGGCTTAGATTGGTATTTAGGGGTGATGCTGGATGAAGACACCGTTTTTGCTGCACTTTCACGACTGCAAAGAGATGCAGCCATATTTGCCTTTATTTCTGTGGCACTCGCGACTGTGCTACTTTCTTTTGTGATTAGTTTATTATTAAAGCCACTCGATGAAATCAACACTGCCATGGCTGCTATCGCACGTGGTAATGCAGACTTAACCGTACGATTAAATACCGAGCATGAACCCGAATTTGCAGCACTGGCGCAAAATTTTAATGCCTTTACCAGCAGCTTACAGTCTTTGATAGCGAATATTCAAGGTTTAGGCCATGAGGTATTAAACGATGCTCAACAAACATCTAAGGTCGCAAATAAAGCCAAACTTTCCATTCAAGAGCAATTAGCGAGTATCAAAGTCCTTGATGAAGCAACAACACACATGTCTGCAACTGAGCATCAAGTAACACAATCTGCCCATGAAGCCGCTGAAGCAATTAAAACCACCGATCAAGTTGCTCGCCAAGGAGAAACAATCGTTGCAGAAACAACGGAAACAATTCAAGAGCTATCTAATCAAATCAGTTCGGCAATGACCGTAGTTACTGAGTTAGAAAGCTCGTCTACGGCTATTGAACAAATACTATCTGTTATCAACAGTATCGCCGAGCAAACCAACCTCCTAGCGCTCAATGCAGCCATTGAAGCCGCAAGGGCTGGTGAGTCTGGTCGCGGCTTTGCCGTCGTTGCAGATGAAGTGAGATCGCTTGCACAAAGAACACAAGAAGCCACAACTGAAATCCGTGGAATGATAAGTCAACTGCAGTCGGGTTCTGAAAGCGCGGTCACTGTAATGAAGCAAAGCCAACATTATGTCGATAAAACGGTTGAAAAGGCAGACCAAACCAAAGCCGCGCTTGAAGATATGCGCAGCGCCATTCGCCACATTGTCGATTTGAACTCTCGTATTGCTGATATGCTGAATGAGCAAAATGACATTGTAAATAACGTGAATAGCAGTAGCTCATCAATTCGTGGTATTTCCGAGTCGGTGTATAGCGAAGCTAAGAGCGTTGATGCCACCATGCAGTCTCAAGTAGAAAAGATAACAACCCAAGAACAACTACTAGAGCAATTCAAGGTTTGA
- a CDS encoding DUF4382 domain-containing protein, with the protein MYKPVLTAIASAMILAACGGGSGSDSNDNNTSQPTQKTTVSVGVSDAAVNNLAEVNLVVQRLTFRASGKEDVTFDTLDAQGNPMKINLLEYAGDDIYLVVNDQEIDAGDYEWIRADVVNGGAGSNFDLTSSVRFLDGSQAPLAVTRKGNDGVGEIQLNNFSLNEGENQIVLEFDLNKALLKRTNDDTVYLKPTAVRLENLLTSFEIEGMVSESVKNACIADNADLAPLVGEYKHVVYLYKTDVAVPSDISDEDSAPVATANLDAESEYEIAFIGSGDYKLGYSCLGHLDDAETIDADFSLYQTKDVTLTQDTEVNFETN; encoded by the coding sequence ATGTACAAACCAGTTTTAACAGCGATTGCCTCGGCAATGATACTCGCTGCATGCGGTGGCGGTTCAGGTTCTGACTCAAACGACAACAACACCTCACAACCAACTCAAAAAACCACCGTAAGTGTTGGTGTTTCAGATGCTGCTGTGAATAATCTTGCAGAAGTCAACCTTGTTGTTCAACGGCTGACATTTAGAGCATCTGGAAAAGAAGATGTGACATTTGATACCTTGGATGCGCAGGGTAATCCAATGAAGATCAATCTGCTTGAGTATGCGGGTGATGATATCTATTTGGTTGTAAACGACCAAGAGATCGATGCCGGTGATTATGAGTGGATCAGAGCCGATGTTGTAAACGGTGGTGCGGGGTCTAATTTTGATTTAACCTCTAGCGTGCGTTTTTTAGATGGTAGCCAAGCACCGCTAGCCGTAACCCGTAAAGGTAATGATGGTGTGGGTGAAATCCAACTCAATAACTTCTCGTTAAATGAAGGTGAAAACCAAATCGTATTGGAGTTTGACTTAAATAAGGCGCTATTGAAGCGCACAAATGATGACACCGTTTATCTAAAACCAACAGCTGTCCGTTTGGAAAATCTGTTAACCAGTTTCGAGATTGAGGGTATGGTTAGCGAGTCTGTGAAAAATGCATGTATAGCAGATAACGCAGACCTAGCCCCTCTTGTCGGAGAGTACAAACATGTTGTTTATCTTTATAAAACGGATGTTGCAGTGCCAAGCGACATCAGTGATGAAGATTCAGCGCCAGTAGCAACCGCAAACTTAGATGCTGAGAGTGAATATGAGATAGCATTTATTGGTTCTGGAGACTACAAACTAGGGTATTCGTGCTTAGGTCATTTAGATGATGCCGAAACGATAGATGCAGATTTTAGTTTGTATCAAACAAAAGACGTTACGTTGACGCAAGATACCGAAGTGAATTTTGAGACAAACTAA
- the ald gene encoding alanine dehydrogenase has product MIIGVPKEIKNHEYRVGMVPASVRELINHGHEVVVETNAGIGIGFTDEDYVQVGAKVLDTAADVFATADMIVKVKEPQAVERAMLREDQILFTYLHLAPDLPQTEDLIKSGAICIAYETVTDTRGGLPLLAPMSEVAGRMSIQAGAQALEKSREGRGMLLGGVPGVEPAKVVVIGGGMVGRNAAQMAVGLGADVTILDRNIDVLRSLNAQFGSQAKVIYSTADALEKHVLEADLVIGGVLIPGAAAPKLVTAEHIKAMKPGAAIVDVAIDQGGCIATSKATTHADPTYIVDDVVHYCVANMPGAVPRTSTFALNNATLPYIIKLANLGYKQALLNDKHFMDGLNVLKGQVTCKEVAEGFNMEYVDPRAALENA; this is encoded by the coding sequence ATGATTATTGGTGTACCTAAAGAGATAAAAAACCACGAATACCGCGTAGGTATGGTTCCTGCGAGCGTTCGTGAACTAATCAATCACGGTCACGAAGTCGTTGTTGAAACAAATGCTGGTATCGGCATTGGTTTTACTGACGAAGATTATGTTCAAGTTGGTGCTAAAGTTTTAGACACTGCAGCAGACGTTTTTGCTACTGCTGATATGATTGTTAAAGTAAAAGAGCCTCAAGCTGTTGAGCGCGCCATGTTACGTGAAGACCAAATCCTATTTACTTACCTTCACCTAGCACCAGACCTTCCACAAACAGAAGATCTAATCAAGAGCGGTGCTATCTGTATTGCATACGAAACGGTAACTGATACGCGTGGTGGTCTTCCATTGCTAGCGCCAATGTCAGAAGTTGCTGGTCGTATGTCAATTCAAGCTGGTGCTCAAGCGCTTGAAAAGTCGCGTGAAGGCCGTGGTATGCTGCTAGGTGGCGTGCCTGGTGTTGAACCAGCTAAAGTCGTTGTGATCGGCGGTGGTATGGTTGGTCGTAACGCAGCGCAAATGGCTGTAGGTCTAGGCGCAGACGTTACTATTCTTGACCGTAACATCGATGTTCTACGTTCTTTAAATGCACAGTTTGGTAGCCAAGCTAAAGTTATCTACTCAACTGCTGATGCACTTGAAAAACACGTACTAGAAGCAGATCTTGTGATCGGTGGCGTACTAATTCCAGGTGCAGCGGCTCCTAAGCTTGTAACTGCAGAGCACATCAAAGCGATGAAGCCAGGTGCTGCTATTGTTGACGTTGCAATCGACCAAGGCGGCTGTATTGCTACTTCTAAAGCGACTACACACGCAGATCCAACATACATTGTTGATGACGTAGTTCACTACTGTGTAGCTAACATGCCTGGTGCTGTACCTCGTACTTCAACGTTTGCACTTAACAATGCAACGCTTCCGTACATCATCAAGCTTGCAAACTTAGGCTACAAACAAGCGCTACTTAATGACAAACACTTTATGGACGGCCTAAACGTTCTGAAAGGTCAAGTAACGTGTAAAGAAGTGGCAGAAGGCTTCAACATGGAATATGTTGACCCACGCGCTGCACTAGAAAATGCTTAA